A DNA window from Acidobacteriota bacterium contains the following coding sequences:
- a CDS encoding 1-acyl-sn-glycerol-3-phosphate acyltransferase: MPSSTGGPGGFFRRIAYRVYFVLACAVGGISFILLAAAALLHYAFFRDGEKAALVWIRGFGFVMTRFLFWKVAVENFDTLLATRPAVVVGNHQSNLDIATWSTFFPDKAVAVGKKEILKIPVFGMLWKVSKHILIDRSNAIAARDSLRAAAERVRTESLSVWVLPEGHRNTKPEMLPFKKGAFHLAIAAQVPVVPFATSPMWTVLDAHRWMVRPGTVRVRFLPPIPTAGMTDDDVERLSLAARAAIEGARQDFLKTAGPRIG, translated from the coding sequence ATGCCTTCCTCGACGGGCGGACCCGGCGGGTTTTTCCGCCGCATCGCCTACCGCGTGTACTTCGTTCTCGCCTGCGCGGTCGGCGGCATCTCGTTCATCCTGCTCGCGGCGGCCGCCCTCCTCCATTACGCGTTCTTCCGCGACGGCGAGAAGGCCGCGCTCGTGTGGATCCGGGGCTTCGGCTTCGTGATGACGCGCTTCCTCTTCTGGAAGGTGGCCGTCGAGAACTTCGACACGCTCCTCGCCACGCGGCCCGCGGTCGTCGTCGGGAACCACCAGTCCAATCTGGACATCGCGACGTGGTCGACGTTTTTCCCCGACAAGGCCGTCGCCGTCGGGAAGAAGGAGATCCTCAAGATTCCCGTCTTCGGGATGCTCTGGAAGGTCTCGAAGCACATTCTGATCGACCGGTCGAACGCCATTGCAGCGCGCGACTCGCTGAGGGCCGCGGCCGAGCGCGTCCGGACCGAGAGCCTCAGCGTCTGGGTGCTGCCCGAGGGCCACCGCAACACGAAGCCCGAGATGCTGCCCTTCAAGAAGGGCGCGTTCCACCTCGCGATCGCCGCGCAGGTGCCCGTGGTCCCGTTCGCGACGTCGCCGATGTGGACCGTCCTCGACGCGCACCGCTGGATGGTGCGCCCCGGGACCGTGCGCGTGCGCTTCCTGCCGCCGATCCCGACCGCCGGGATGACGGACGACGACGTCGAGCGCCTCAGCCTCGCCGCGCGCGCGGCGATCGAGGGGGCGCGCCAGGACTTCCTGAAGACGGCGGGCCCGCGGATCGGCTAG
- a CDS encoding YceI family protein: protein MFRPRALAPLALALVFAASSARADKETFLLDKNHTQIGFKVRHFVTKVPGKFAKFEGTLVLDRAKPEESSVDLKIDATSIDTGVPNRDKHLNSADFFDTAKFPEITFKSTKIAAKGKDAYEVTGDLTMRGVTKPVTLAVTANGFANDGRGGQKTGFDVTGKLNRKDFGVSWNATVDQTTMLSDDVDLEITVEANKPAPKPATPPRPPRPRSDPFPALCGGCKSLGFSRPA from the coding sequence ATGTTCCGACCCCGCGCCCTCGCGCCGCTGGCGCTCGCCCTCGTCTTCGCGGCCTCGTCTGCCCGCGCCGACAAGGAGACGTTCCTCCTCGACAAGAACCACACCCAGATCGGATTCAAGGTCCGCCACTTCGTCACGAAAGTCCCCGGCAAGTTCGCGAAGTTCGAGGGGACCCTCGTCCTGGATCGCGCGAAGCCCGAGGAGAGCTCCGTCGACCTCAAGATCGACGCGACGAGCATCGACACGGGCGTCCCGAACCGCGACAAGCACCTCAACTCGGCGGATTTCTTCGACACCGCGAAGTTCCCCGAGATCACGTTCAAGTCCACGAAGATCGCCGCGAAGGGCAAGGACGCGTACGAGGTCACGGGCGACCTCACGATGCGCGGCGTGACGAAGCCCGTCACGCTGGCCGTGACCGCGAACGGCTTCGCGAACGACGGCCGCGGCGGCCAGAAGACCGGCTTCGACGTGACCGGCAAGCTCAACCGCAAGGATTTCGGCGTGAGCTGGAACGCGACCGTCGACCAGACCACGATGCTCTCGGACGACGTGGACCTCGAGATCACCGTCGAGGCGAACAAGCCCGCCCCGAAGCCAGCGACCCCGCCCCGGCCGCCCCGGCCACGAAGTGACCCATTCCCCGCTTTGTGCGGGGGCTGCAAGAGCTTAGGATTCAGTCGCCCGGCTTGA